Proteins found in one Amblyraja radiata isolate CabotCenter1 chromosome 15, sAmbRad1.1.pri, whole genome shotgun sequence genomic segment:
- the nkx1-2 gene encoding NK1 transcription factor-related protein 2: MFECPDSGEGMSPTHKISFSIIDILDPQKFTGKSQAQGLQDKGPNENSDMPVVSSAEQALKETVKLSAEKNSNQIGTDSDGSDWEQGKHSNANTSKESPEFHGKVQQFKKDKDSIQPELDNDQNTPTELESRSDHAAPRQKRRRAEPGCAKPRRARTAFTYEQLVALENKFRSTRYLSVCERLNLALALSLTETQVKIWFQNRRTKWKKQNPGADSTIQPGATSLSLISPSPPGPSALSFPTFQAYSAGNVICQTATPVPLVSSTTGLMSPFLSSAYLTPFYAPHL, translated from the exons ATGTTCGAGTGTCCGGACAGTGGGGAAGGGATGAGCCCTACTCACAAGATATCTTTCTCCATCATAGATATCCTCGACCCCCAAAAATTTACAGGTAAATCCCAGGCACAAGGGCTGCAAGACAAAGGGCCAAATGAAAACAGTGATATGCCCGTAGTCTCCAGTGCAGAACAGGCTCTAAAGGAGACAGTAAAGCTGAGTGCTGAAAAGAACAGCAACCAAATCGGCACTGACTCTG ATGGAAGTGATTGGGAACAAGGCAAACATTCCAACGCTAATACTTCAAAAGAATCTCCAGAATTCCATGGAAAAGTTCAACAATTTAAAAAGGATAAGGATTCCATACAACCTGAATTAGACAACGACCAGAATACCCCCACAGAGTTGGAATCCAGGTCCGATCATGCTGCACCCAGACAAAAACGCCGTCGAGCTGAACCAGGCTGTGCTAAACCAAGACGAGCTAGAACTGCCTTTACGTATGAGCAACTAGTGGCTCTGGAGAATAAATTTCGCTCAACGCGTTACCTATCAGTATGTGAACGCCTCAACCTTGCGTTGGCCCTCAGCCTAACAGAAACACAAGTTAAAATCTGGTTTCAAAACAGACGCACAAAGTGGAAGAAACAGAATCCTGGAGCAGATAGCACAATCCAGCCTGGAGCTACAAGCCTGTCGCTAATCAGTCCAAGTCCTCCTGGACCAAGTGCACTCAGCTTTCCAACCTTTCAGGCTTACTCTGCAGGGAATGTCATTTGCCAGACAGCAACACCAGTCCCTTTAGTATCATCCACTACAGGTTTGATGTCTCCTTTCCTGAGTTCTGCCTACTTGACACCATTTTATGCACCTCATTTATGA